A DNA window from Planctomycetota bacterium contains the following coding sequences:
- a CDS encoding type II secretion system protein GspG, giving the protein MKPQALHRPLRQARRGFTLLEVIIAVTIVALLSMLIVPNVMSLLGNAKVNKAKADVNTLAQNVRLYMVQNGMSHVTDDFELTKLCEGDDALLSNANQLIDPWKHQYVLVFPPTYNKDFDVVCYGSDGQPGGEGQAKDIINGAP; this is encoded by the coding sequence ATGAAACCCCAAGCCCTCCATCGCCCTCTCCGTCAAGCACGCCGCGGTTTCACCCTGCTTGAAGTGATCATCGCCGTCACCATCGTGGCGCTCCTCTCCATGCTGATCGTCCCCAACGTGATGAGCTTGCTGGGCAACGCCAAGGTCAACAAGGCAAAGGCCGACGTGAACACGCTGGCCCAGAACGTGCGCCTGTACATGGTTCAGAACGGCATGAGCCACGTCACCGACGACTTCGAGCTCACCAAGCTCTGCGAGGGCGACGACGCCCTGCTGAGCAACGCCAACCAGCTGATCGATCCCTGGAAGCACCAGTACGTCCTGGTCTTCCCGCCGACCTACAACAAAGATTTCGACGTCGTGTGCTACGGCTCCGACGGGCAGCCCGGCGGCGAGGGACAGGCCAAAGACATCATCAACGGAGCGCCGTAA
- a CDS encoding type II secretion system GspH family protein, translating to MRRAFTLIELIVVIAILAVVSAAVIPRLRGLSKGQADVAIERLSELLSLFAWRDNAGSQQCAIYMNPDSNAIELWTLEPNPARPADPAEWVPDRYVQPVRMPESVELADVLADGMRIGGSEWRIVGSPSGNRPRIEMRVIADGLDTSLVLEPGAAMPIRVDNGRIVEDQRTMRDLDARGMSREPW from the coding sequence ATGCGCCGCGCCTTCACGTTGATCGAGCTCATTGTGGTGATCGCGATCCTGGCGGTGGTCTCCGCGGCGGTGATCCCCAGGCTCCGGGGCCTCTCCAAGGGACAGGCCGACGTGGCCATCGAGCGCCTTTCGGAATTGCTCAGCCTCTTCGCGTGGCGCGACAACGCCGGCTCGCAGCAATGCGCGATCTACATGAACCCCGACTCCAACGCGATCGAGCTCTGGACGCTCGAGCCCAACCCGGCCCGGCCGGCGGATCCCGCCGAGTGGGTGCCCGACCGCTACGTGCAGCCGGTCCGCATGCCGGAGAGCGTCGAGCTGGCCGACGTGCTGGCCGATGGCATGCGCATCGGCGGATCCGAATGGCGCATCGTCGGTTCCCCTTCGGGCAACCGTCCGCGCATCGAGATGCGCGTCATCGCCGACGGCCTCGACACCTCGCTGGTGCTGGAGCCCGGCGCCGCGATGCCGATCCGAGTGGACAATGGACGCATCGTGGAGGACCAGCGCACCATGCGCGATCTCGACGCGCGGGGAATGAGCCGCGAGCCATGGTGA